From the genome of Veillonellales bacterium, one region includes:
- the grdC gene encoding glycine/sarcosine/betaine reductase complex component C subunit beta, with the protein MNSVIQGTGYVLVHTPDMVMQNGTTQTTEKIVNPDSEYLKALPGHLRTYEEAVSYWPNQVYIGNAHPEELRNVSFPYFKGKKENAKRYGKFGEIMPENEFLLLVQACDVFDVVKLDKEFVAATKDTLTGDPIITEEIVGRITEGVELPEIEGYVKDEAAEPLYVQDKLVGCVKRAHAIDVNLSAHIMHENLMSKASSVLALLYAVKDAGVDKNDIEYVIDCAEEACGDMNQRGGGNFAKSAAEIAGLKGASGSDVRGFCAAPTHAMITAASLVKAGTFKMVAVTAGGCTAKLGMNGKDHVKKGCPILEDCLGGFAIIIAANDGVNPEINLDILGRHTVGTGSSPQAVMTSLVSEPLERNGLHILDVDKFSPEMQNADITKPAGAGDVPLANYKMIGALAAKHGEIKPKELTDFVTKHGLIGWAPTQGHIPSGVPAVGFARQDILDGKIKRIMIIGKGSLFLGRMTDLFDGVSFVIQPNCGRDEEDSVSEEQVRSLIAKAMKDFAHSLMPDESAE; encoded by the coding sequence ATGAATAGTGTAATCCAAGGGACCGGATATGTTTTGGTCCATACACCGGATATGGTTATGCAGAACGGCACGACCCAGACGACGGAAAAGATCGTCAATCCCGATTCGGAATATTTGAAAGCTCTGCCGGGACATTTGCGCACTTACGAAGAAGCGGTCTCGTACTGGCCCAATCAGGTGTATATCGGCAACGCTCATCCGGAAGAATTGCGCAATGTTTCTTTTCCCTATTTCAAGGGAAAAAAGGAAAACGCAAAGCGCTACGGAAAATTTGGCGAAATCATGCCGGAAAATGAATTTCTGCTGTTAGTACAGGCCTGTGATGTTTTTGATGTCGTCAAGCTGGATAAGGAATTTGTTGCTGCAACGAAGGATACTCTTACCGGCGATCCTATTATTACGGAAGAAATCGTAGGCCGTATTACCGAAGGCGTCGAGTTGCCGGAAATTGAAGGCTATGTAAAAGACGAAGCAGCGGAACCGCTCTATGTACAGGACAAACTCGTCGGCTGCGTAAAACGAGCTCATGCTATCGACGTAAATTTGTCAGCTCACATCATGCACGAAAATCTCATGAGCAAGGCTTCGAGCGTACTGGCTTTGCTTTATGCTGTCAAGGACGCTGGCGTTGACAAAAACGACATCGAATATGTTATTGATTGCGCCGAAGAAGCTTGTGGTGATATGAATCAGCGCGGCGGGGGTAACTTTGCTAAATCAGCAGCTGAAATCGCGGGACTTAAAGGTGCATCAGGTTCAGACGTACGTGGTTTTTGTGCCGCTCCGACCCATGCGATGATCACGGCGGCATCGCTGGTAAAGGCCGGCACCTTCAAAATGGTTGCTGTAACTGCCGGCGGATGCACGGCCAAACTGGGTATGAACGGTAAAGATCATGTGAAGAAGGGCTGCCCCATTCTGGAAGATTGTCTGGGCGGCTTTGCCATCATTATCGCTGCCAATGACGGCGTCAATCCGGAAATTAATCTGGATATTTTGGGACGCCATACGGTTGGCACGGGTTCCTCGCCGCAGGCGGTTATGACGAGCCTCGTCAGCGAGCCCTTGGAGCGGAACGGGCTTCATATATTGGATGTTGATAAATTTTCGCCGGAAATGCAGAATGCCGATATTACGAAGCCGGCCGGAGCCGGCGATGTGCCTCTGGCTAACTACAAGATGATTGGTGCCTTGGCGGCCAAGCATGGCGAAATAAAGCCTAAGGAATTGACGGATTTCGTAACGAAGCACGGCCTGATTGGCTGGGCTCCGACGCAGGGGCATATTCCGTCAGGCGTTCCAGCCGTTGGCTTTGCCCGTCAGGATATCCTTGACGGAAAAATAAAGAGAATTATGATTATCGGCAAAGGCAGCTTGTTCCTGGGACGTATGACCGATTTGTTTGACGGTGTATCTTTCGTGATCCAGCCTAACTGCGGCAGGGATGAAGAGGACTCTGTATCGGAAGAGCAGGTTCGCAGCCTGATTGCTAAAGCGATGAAGGACTTTGCCCATTCCCTGATGCCAGATGAATCGGCAGAATAG
- the grdA gene encoding glycine/sarcosine/betaine reductase complex selenoprotein A — translation MSILKGKKAVIIGDRDGIPGPAMAECAKTAGAEIVFASTECFVUTSAGAMDLENQKRVKEFAEQYGPENLVVLLGAAEGEAAGLAAETVTAGDPTFAGPLSGVQLGLTVYHLCEPEIKAEIDPDVYEEQISMMEMVLDIDDIVSEMSAIRDQYCKYL, via the coding sequence ATGAGCATCCTAAAAGGGAAAAAAGCCGTTATCATCGGCGACCGTGATGGTATCCCTGGCCCTGCCATGGCCGAATGCGCAAAGACAGCAGGCGCGGAAATAGTATTTGCATCTACTGAATGCTTTGTTTGAACAAGTGCCGGGGCAATGGATCTGGAAAACCAAAAACGGGTAAAAGAGTTTGCTGAACAATATGGACCGGAAAATCTGGTCGTATTGCTGGGCGCAGCTGAAGGTGAAGCTGCCGGTTTGGCCGCTGAAACTGTAACAGCAGGTGATCCTACGTTTGCAGGTCCATTGTCGGGAGTCCAGTTGGGACTCACAGTATACCATCTATGTGAACCGGAGATTAAGGCAGAAATTGATCCGGACGTATATGAAGAGCAGATCAGCATGATGGAAATGGTACTTGATATTGACGATATTGTCAGCGAGATGTCCGCAATCCGTGATCAATATTGCAAATATCTGTAA
- a CDS encoding thioredoxin domain-containing protein, giving the protein MLEVTKQTFENEVLKAEGTVFVDFYGDGCVPCQALMPTVHGYADQYGDKIKFCALNTTKARRLAIGQKVLGLPVMAIYQNGQKVDECVKDDATRENIEAMIKKYL; this is encoded by the coding sequence ATGCTGGAAGTTACAAAACAAACGTTTGAAAACGAAGTACTGAAAGCGGAAGGTACTGTATTCGTTGATTTCTACGGAGATGGATGTGTACCATGCCAGGCGCTCATGCCGACTGTCCATGGATATGCCGATCAGTACGGCGATAAAATTAAATTCTGCGCACTGAATACGACAAAAGCCCGCCGCCTGGCTATTGGCCAGAAGGTATTGGGACTTCCCGTTATGGCTATCTACCAGAACGGACAAAAGGTCGATGAATGCGTAAAAGATGACGCTACGCGGGAAAACATCGAAGCAATGATCAAAAAATACCTATAA
- the trxB gene encoding thioredoxin-disulfide reductase codes for MSKLYDVIILGSGPAGLAAGIYSGRSRLSTLIVEKGQDGGQIAITDLIENYPGQLLEGESGPTLIARMTQQAKKFGVDRVSDTIKEVHLLGNEKEVVGAKGTYKAKSIILATGASHRPIGCKGEQKFQGRGVSYCATCDASFFEDLDVYVVGGGDSAVQEALYLTKFARNVTVIHRRDELRAAKSLQEKAFANPKIHFFWDSLVDEVGGDDIVQWMIVRNKKTGETRKVEASEEDGLFGVFGFIGLVPTTELFEGQVEMENGYILTDDDMHTNIEGVFAAGDLRKKSLRQVITAAADGAIAAMQAEKYLSEKK; via the coding sequence ATGAGCAAGTTATATGATGTAATTATCTTGGGTTCTGGACCGGCAGGTCTTGCAGCTGGAATATATTCGGGCAGAAGCCGTCTGTCCACGTTGATCGTGGAAAAGGGACAGGACGGCGGTCAGATAGCAATCACTGATTTAATTGAGAACTATCCTGGACAACTGCTCGAGGGAGAATCAGGCCCAACACTGATTGCCCGGATGACACAACAAGCAAAAAAATTTGGCGTAGATCGGGTTTCCGATACGATCAAAGAAGTGCATCTGTTAGGCAATGAAAAGGAAGTCGTTGGCGCAAAAGGCACATATAAAGCAAAGTCTATTATTTTGGCAACCGGTGCTTCTCATAGACCTATCGGCTGCAAGGGTGAGCAGAAATTCCAAGGACGCGGCGTGTCCTATTGCGCGACCTGCGATGCATCATTCTTTGAAGATTTGGATGTATATGTCGTAGGCGGCGGTGACAGCGCTGTACAGGAAGCTCTGTATCTGACAAAGTTTGCGCGGAATGTTACGGTCATTCATCGAAGAGATGAACTGCGGGCAGCTAAATCGTTGCAGGAAAAGGCTTTTGCCAACCCGAAAATTCATTTTTTCTGGGATTCGCTTGTCGACGAGGTCGGCGGTGATGATATTGTACAATGGATGATCGTACGAAACAAAAAGACCGGCGAAACCCGCAAGGTTGAAGCGAGTGAAGAAGATGGCCTGTTTGGCGTATTCGGATTCATTGGCCTGGTTCCTACAACGGAGCTGTTTGAAGGACAAGTGGAAATGGAAAACGGCTACATTCTTACAGACGACGACATGCACACGAATATTGAAGGCGTGTTTGCAGCCGGCGATCTGCGTAAGAAGAGCCTTCGCCAGGTCATTACGGCAGCAGCCGACGGCGCTATTGCGGCTATGCAGGCTGAGAAGTATTTATCGGAAAAAAAATAA
- a CDS encoding glycine/betaine/sarcosine/D-proline family reductase selenoprotein B: MAKKKVVHYINQFYAGMGGEDTASVGLSTKTGPVGPGVGLAHDLGEGYEIVETIICGDNTIAEKTAEIIPQIVQIVKKAKADLFVAGPGFNAGRYGLGCGATTAAITEQLKIPAVTALFAENPGTDLYKNRCYILQSDNNARNMRKVLGEVAVFAKRLIVGDNIGDGKAEHYHGSGPAVPIDYSIPGATRGINMLLDKYYGKPFKTEVIMPNHEEIPIPVLKKPLAECKIGLVTDGGLVPFGNPDNQVPTNSKAFKRYSIEGMDALNPKDWEVSHQGYNNAFVLQDPNRLVPVDAMRKLVKEGVVGALDDVIYSTAGVMTPMDKCKKFGEGIAQALLSDECDAAIETST, from the coding sequence TACGGCCAGTGTAGGCCTGTCCACTAAAACGGGTCCCGTAGGTCCCGGCGTAGGTCTTGCTCATGATTTGGGTGAAGGCTATGAAATTGTTGAGACCATCATATGCGGTGATAACACGATCGCCGAAAAAACTGCAGAAATTATTCCGCAAATTGTACAAATAGTAAAAAAGGCAAAGGCGGATCTATTTGTTGCCGGTCCTGGCTTTAACGCAGGTCGGTATGGGTTAGGGTGCGGCGCCACTACAGCTGCCATTACGGAGCAGCTTAAGATTCCTGCTGTGACGGCATTATTCGCCGAAAACCCTGGTACCGATCTCTATAAGAATCGCTGCTATATTCTTCAGAGTGATAACAACGCGAGAAATATGCGTAAAGTTCTGGGCGAAGTCGCAGTATTTGCAAAGCGTCTTATTGTCGGCGATAACATTGGCGATGGCAAGGCGGAACATTATCATGGCAGCGGCCCGGCGGTTCCCATTGATTATTCCATCCCGGGAGCGACCCGCGGCATCAATATGCTGCTTGATAAGTATTACGGCAAGCCATTCAAGACGGAAGTCATCATGCCGAACCATGAAGAAATACCGATTCCTGTTTTGAAAAAACCCTTGGCCGAATGTAAGATTGGTCTTGTTACCGACGGTGGTCTGGTTCCCTTTGGCAATCCGGATAATCAGGTCCCAACTAATTCTAAGGCTTTTAAACGGTATTCCATTGAAGGTATGGATGCGTTGAATCCGAAAGATTGGGAAGTTAGTCATCAAGGCTATAACAATGCATTTGTATTACAGGATCCGAACCGTCTCGTTCCGGTGGACGCCATGCGTAAGCTTGTTAAAGAAGGCGTTGTAGGAGCATTAGATGATGTCATCTATTCCACGGCGGGTGTTATGACGCCGATGGATAAATGTAAGAAATTTGGCGAGGGGATAGCACAGGCATTACTGTCCGATGAATGCGACGCGGCTATCGAAACATCCACGTGA